A stretch of the Theileria equi strain WA chromosome 1, complete sequence genome encodes the following:
- a CDS encoding hypothetical protein (encoded by transcript BEWA_023520A) yields MQQWVNILATVVCSVLSALFSGLTIGFTSLDLFQLRLLSQADPQSSKDVINKRRAKRILPLRKDSNHLLVTLITCNSMVNAALVLFVGDIFDFTWGFVVSSIIITVFGEITPQTVFFKHQLLLCSTFSYFTRVLKILLFPITKPLSMALTMIVGGQSELVYNRQQWTALVDLQQEFGCEISDDEAKMLKGILKLSTISVESIMTPISEVFGVDADAVITGTSVANISRYGFSKIPILDKKRSQCIIGFLHVKDLLMIDAGSSYKVANLVEAIGKPTYAVDSDSGILTVLSHFKKDNTHIVAVRKVVDAQGDPEYSHVGIVTMDDVVNLILKDSESLDKRDSFSIARQRSGLSRLLDDKKDPRSFTINSILDVYPVGDPESILKLLELDDSQENINAVSRHKVYLIKPQVVLPHHKLTVILKGSVEEISVSDTAPELRTIDAPTVINKFSRSKNSRHKVYVTVTECEIVQIDSDEVCNRIDNRNEDETEIVIS; encoded by the exons ATGCAACAATGGGTGAATATCTTGGCTACTGTCGTATGTTCGGTTTTGAGTGCGTTATTTTCGGGGTTGACGATAGGATTCACGTCCCTTGATCTATTCCAGCTGCGTCTACTATCGCAGGCAGATCCGCAGTCCAGCAAGGATGTAATAAACAAGAGGAGGGCAAAGAGGATCCTTCCTCTGAGAAAGGACTCGAATCATCTACTCGTCACCCTCATTACTTGCAACTCCATGGTCAATGCTGCCCTGGTTCTATTCGTAGGAGATATCTTTGACTT CACTTGGGGATTCGTGGTTTCGTCAATCATCATTACGGTATTTGGTGAAATTACGCCTCAGACGGTCTTTTTCAAGCACCAGCTACTGCTCTGCTCCACCTTTAGCTACTTTACAAGGGTACTCAAGATCCTCCTCTTCCCAATCACCAAGCCACTATCAATGGCTCTAACTATGATTGTAG GTGGACAAAGTGAACTCGTCTACAACAGACAGCAATGGACTGCGTTGGTAGATCTTCAGCAAGAATTTGGGTGTGAGATAAGTGATGACGAAGCTAAAATGCTCAAGGGGATTTTGAAGCTTTCTACAATCTCAGTGGAGTCTATAATGACGCCAATCTCCGAAGTTTTCGGAGTTGATGCGGATGCTGTAATTACAGGGACATCCGTGGCAAATATTTCAAGGTATGGTTTTTCAAAAATTCCAATTCTGGATAAAAAACGCTCCCAATGTATCATTGGGTTTCTGCATGTCAAAGATCTACTAATGATAGATGCCGGAAGTAGCTACAAAGTTGCCAATTTAGTGGAAGCTATTGGTAAACCGACATATGCTGTAGATTCAGACTCTGGAATTCTTACAGTTTTATCGCATTTTAAAAAGGACAACACGCATATTGTTGCCGTAAGAAAGGTTGTGGATGCACAAGGTGACCCAGAGTACTCACATGTTGGAATTGTCACCATGGATGACGTTGTTAATCTCATTTTAAAG GACTCTGAGAGTTTAGACAAAAGGGATAGCTTTTCAATAGCAAGACAACGCAGTGGTCTATCAAGACTCTTGGACGATAAAAAGGATCCTAGATCATTTACCATAAACTCAATACTTGATGTTTATCCAGTAGGGGATCCGGAATCTATCctaaaacttttggaattagATGACAGCCaagagaatataaatgcagtttcAAGGCATAAAGTTTACTTGATAAAACCACAAGttgttcttcctcatcaCAAACTCACTGTAATCCTAAAG GGGTCTGTTGAGGAAATATCGGTAAGCGACACTGCTCCAGAATTACGGACTATTGATGCACCAACAGTCATAAATAAATTTTCAAGATCAAAGAACTCTAGACATAAAGTCTATGTTACAGTTACAGAGTGTGAAATTGTCCAAATAGATTCTGATGAAGTGTGTAATAGAATAGACAATCGCAATGAAGATGAAACGGAAATCGTAATATCTTGA
- a CDS encoding hypothetical protein (encoded by transcript BEWA_023530A), whose product MADWVPILKQLALENNACYGAGIANGEDCELFVAADLDHEGLNWDSVYKDPYEFVCNDEAGNPITHNIDEKFTIQEVFEKKFSTNGIFLGGEKYTFASHDASVEVGQHSFECICAAKNKGGCHLIKTPGGYIVIVVYDEGRGQDKISSRMAAFALAEYLANNGM is encoded by the exons ATGGCTGATTGGGTACCAATTCTTAAGCAACTCGCCTTGGAGAATAACGCTTGCTACGGTGCTGGCATTGCAAAC GGTGAGGACTGTGAGCTCTTTGTTGCCGCCGATTTGGACCATGAGGGATTGAATTGGGACAGTGTTTACAAGGATCCCTACGAGTTTGTCTGCAACGACGAGGCTGGTAATCCGATAACTCACAACATTGACGAAAAGTTTACCATTCAAGAGGTTTTTGAGAAAAAGTTTTCCACCAACGGCATCTTTTTGGGCGGTGAAAAGTATACTTTTGCCTCTCATGATGCTTCAGTCGAGGTTGGACAGCACTCCTTTGAGTGCATTTGCGCTGCAAAGAACAAGGGAGGCTGCCACTTGATCAAGACTCCCGGAGGTTACATCGTAATTGTCGTTTACGATGAAGGTAGAGGACAGGACAAGATCAGCTCCAGAATGGCTGCTTTTGCTCTCGCCGAGTACTTGGCAAACAATGGCATGTAA
- a CDS encoding NOL1/NOP2/sun RNA methylase family member protein (encoded by transcript BEWA_023540A), whose protein sequence is MEEEGALPAMWLTYNKFRKMMHFEADEVEDLDVAFDSDDSEDIEAQGMAPDGDAGEREEADTDVDVDIEDLDAEELKIEESDLNSVKDRIESICGILSKWSAVTKAQTVTRKRESFVSELKRLVSLYYGYSDELADYFLKLFNPVEAIQFFEANEQPLPLTIRTNTLKTRRKELAVSLINRGANVDPTGDWTKEGLVVHSSKVPIGATPEYLAGHYMLQSASSLIPVLALAPKEGEKVLDIAAAPGGKTTHIGQIMNNTGLIYANDFNKDRCKALVANIHRLGVTNTIVTNYDGTKLLNVLPPLDRVLCDAPCSGLGVISRDPSVKVKRTLKDIQENAVLQKQLLCTAIDLVNSASKTGGCIVYSTCSLSVEENEEVVNYALRMRNVKLVPLGLDIGSPAFSRFRGRKFHPSIAAHARRFYPHKHNLDGFFVAKFVKLSNKIPIREKRFRGFPQGQNEPQEAVEEPKPETFEKPKDKKPKGNKKAKK, encoded by the exons atggaggaagaaggagCCCTGCCCGCCATGTGGTTGACTTATAATAAATTCCGCAAGATGATGCACTTTGAAGCCGACGAGGTGGAAGACTTGGACGTTGCGTTTGACAGCGATGACTCGGAGGACATAGAAGCCCAGGGAATGGCCCCGGACGGCGACGCTGGCGAGAGAGAGGAGGCGGATACCGACGTAGACGTAGATATCGAGGATTTGGACGCTGAGGAGCTCAAaattgaagaatctgattTAAATTCAGTCAAAGATCGCATTGAATCCATTTGTGGAATCCTCTCCAAGTGGAGCGCCGTCACCAAGGCCCAAACTGTGACTAGAAAGCGAG AATCATTCGTTTCCGAGCTAAAACGCCTGGTATCGCTTTATTACGGTTATTCCGACGAACTTGCCGACTATTTCCTGAAG CTCTTTAACCCGGTGGAGGCCATTCAGTTTTTCGAGGCCAATGAGCAGCCACTGCCGCTTACAATCAGGACGAATACACTAAAAACAAGGAGGAAGGAACTGGCTGTCAGCCTGATCAATAGAGGAGCGAATGTGGATCCTACCGGCGACTGGACAAAGGAAGGTTTGGTGGTTCATTCCTCCAAGGTCCCGATTGGAGCTACACCAGAGTACCTTGCAGGACACTACATGCTCCAATCAGCCTCTTCCCTCATCCCAGTGCTCGCACTAGCCCCAAAAGAGG GAGAAAAGGTGCTGGACATTGCCGCAGCTCCCGGAGGAAAGACGACCCATATCGGCCAGATTATGAACAATACGGGTCTCATATATGCAAACGACTTTAATAAGGACCGTTGCAAGGCGTTGGTTGCCAATATTCACAG GCTCGGAGTAACGAATACCATTGTGACAAATTATGATGGCACAAAGCTACTAAACGTCCTGCCTCCTTTGGACCGTGTACTATGTGACGCTCCGTGCTCAGGTTTGGGAGTAATTTCCAGAGACCCATCGGTAAAGGTCAAGAGGACCCTGAAAGACATTCAAGAAAATGCAGTGTTGCAAAAGCAGTTGTTATGCACTGCCATTGATTTGGTGAATAGTGCTTCCAAGACTGGCGGATGCATTGTGTACTCTACATGCAGTCTATCTgttgaagaaaatgaagaagttgtGAATTACGCCCTGAGAATGAGAAATGTAAAGTTGGTTCCCTTAGGCTTGGACATTGGATCTCCAGCCTTTAGTAGATTTAGAGGAAGAAAGTTTCACCCTTCAATAGCTGCTCATGCTAGGCGTTTTTATCCTCACAAGCATAACCTTGATGGATTCTTTGTggcaaaatttgtaaagttGAGCAACAAGATTCCTATACGAGAAAAACGCTTTAGAGGATTCCCACAAGGCCAGAATGAGCCTCAGGAGGCTGTAGAGGAACCAAAACCTGAGACTTTTGAGAAGCCAAAGGACAAGAAACCAAAGGGGAATAAAAAGGCCAAGAAGTAG